DNA sequence from the Triticum urartu cultivar G1812 unplaced genomic scaffold, Tu2.1 TuUngrouped_contig_5798, whole genome shotgun sequence genome:
ACTCCATTCCTACGTCCAAGCATGTTTGGGATGTCAAAGTTCCTttgaaaataaaagtgtttatgtggtttgtccataaacaagttattttaactAAGGACAACCTTTTGAAGCGTAAttggacaggacctactaggtgtagtttctgtgatcgggatgagacTATCAAACATCTCTTTTTCGATTACCCGTTAGCCAAGGTACTTTGGCAGACGATCCACATTGCTTTTAGTATTACTCCACCGAATTCTGTTTATGCGttatttgggacatggcttaATGGGATTGAGCCTAACTTAGCGAGACACATTCGGGTTGGAGTTTGTGCTTTGCTGTGGACTATCTGGacttgcagaaatgatttggtttttaacagaataTCATGTATACATTTTTTGCAGGTCATATTCCAAACTACGGCACTGATCCGTTCGTGGTCGTTACTCACTcagacggaggccagggagcatttggttactgggtctttccgatgggagatggtagctcgggatattatcaaccggtttggatggcggtcatgtaatatgATTGCTTAGATTTCCTATCTATTTTTTTAGCCAGCCGGTTGTGCCGTTTTTTCTTGGCTAGTTGGTGTTTCTAGCCCCTGTTTTTGCTCTGTGTGAGTTGTCTGTACTTTTATTTTGAGACCTTTGGTACCATGTTGACACTACTTTTTTGGTTAATAAGAGGGCCGTATGCAtctttctgatgcagaggccggggaatcaccccttttccaaaaaaaaatctcGGGGACAACAAACACACTAAGAGATGCACTGAACATGAGACGACTTTAGCTTTTGTAATCGATATTCAGCTACCAGATCTCGAGCTATAGGGGACAGCATCTGGGGGATGAAATGGCACGATTCTTCATGTCCAGAAATCAAATACTCCTGGTTGTATACTTCTGTGTATATATAGGGCTCAGCAGAATGTAGACACATCAAACCAAAAGGCGCTTTTTCTTCAGCTCCTTTCTTCACCCACAATACAGAGAAAAGCTTCAAGATTGttggagttgtgtcgaatatagtgtacaagataggttacagttggactatGAATTGTATTGTGTTTACATAGAATGTAGAGTCATGTCCTATTAGGACACTTGTATCTTAGGCCTCTCttatatagcgggggtagacacacgatgtaacctatgccaacataatagcaccggaatgcaggggaagccggcgacatgtgccggtgtccagggcgaccgggtgcggtattatgacggtgtcacggggaggagcgcccgtagtcaagccccggggatgtagccatatcggtgaacctcgttaacaaatctcggtgtcgtatTCGTGTGATTATTTGGTCCTCGAATGATTGACGGTATGCCTcgaatttattctaacaagtggtatcatgagcaaggttcgAAAGAGGCTGAGTTGTTGATTTAGAAGATGGATCGTGTCAGATTCGGTGCAAAGACGGCGGTCGTGAGAATTCATTATCGAAGATAGGGCTGGTAGGTTTGAGGAATTTCTCTCGTGGAAGCTATTGGTTTGCGGCTGGATGGGACCGAGAAAGAATAGCAATCGAAATCGACGAAATCATGTTGCAGCTAGAGTCTGTGGCGTCGGCTAGATCGGTTCAGGCGATCGAAAGCGGCGGCGGCGAAATCGTGGAGCGACAGGAGTACCGCGCGTCTCGGAGCGGCACTTCGCTAGCGCAGGCGTGTGCGGGCGCATGGCCAGGCGGCAGCATCTGGCCCACTGGGGCGCTCGCGCGTGTCTCTCGCCGAGTCGGACCGAGCAGGCAGCGCCAGGTGGGCCTGTAGGCCGAGGCGTAGGCTCAGTCGGCTTGTACGGGCGCATACGGCAAGGGCCAAGGTGTGGCTACTCAAGTCGCGACGGGGCTGCTGCATGCATGGTGTACACGAGATTTGTTTGGCTAAGAAAAAACATCTGCATTATACATGGTATTGACGTGGCATGGACAACAACACAATAAAGAAAAAGATGCTTTGAAGGTTACGGGAGGCAAAGGTTTGATGCACCCATGGAGACTACCAGGCTAGTGAAAATTTCTTTTGGAAGTGTTGCTAATTGCACACGAGGTTTTACCATGAAGATAGCAGATTGGTGATGTGCGTACAAGGCTTGTGGAGTCTCGAGCATATCGTGCAGTCGAATAAGTCCGGCTGGGTTAGACTGGACAGTCTGATGGATCGACTCAAATCGGTTGGTACAGAAGACGATGGTGGAATCAGCGACGACGACATAGgtgcgtgatgctgatggtgaccgacttctgggCGTGGAAACACGCGACACGGGCATGAGTGCTTGTGTGGCTTGGATAAAACTATGGCGCGGGGTTGATTCAAGACGGTGCACATGAGAGCTTGAAGTAGACGGGGCGCGTGGGTGGATtgatcatctaccatggagtcatgttcAAGGTGGAGCTGGATTGAGGGGCTACGGTGTAAGGATCTAGGGAATCGAAGCCTATTCAGCAAGGGAGAAAAGCGAGTGACATGCAGTTCGGACTAGAGCCCAAGGGTCTGATGGAAGCAtgaaactcgtcatcggtcggtgatgatcggtggtactctacagtgggggttgagtggtgtggtttcacgacccttgagactcgaccGGGACAGCGGAGGCTCGACGCGGTAATAGCAGCGAGGCGTGCGGTGCGCACGGGGCATGGAGATGTgccagggctctggtggtcatacatgtggtgagacaactgcgaatttgactcggATGACTATAAGCAATGGTGAAATTCCATCAAGTTTCAGACATGCGGTTAAGAAAGGAGTCGTGATGTTGAGTTCGGGTAACACTTAtgtgtgacacccaatatgtgagttgttcattttcacgcaagtcagtgatcagtgtgtgatgCGTTGAACGAAGCTCTGGAAGTTGGGAGCATACACTAGAGTAAagaggaacttaattttgctcgagtgttgacaatgatcaagaaaagaagggactacaagttgcaggtggagtcatatGGAGTAGCAGCCGTACTCATGGGAtaagctcaagtccaatgtacatggaagtttgacTCATGGAAAAATCCAgagtggtggagaatattcgtcaaggtggagtttgttggagttgtgtcgaatatagtgtacaaggtaggttacagttggactatgagttgtattgtgtttacataGGATGTGGAGTCGTGTCCTATTAGGCCatttgtatcctaggcctctcttatataccgggggtagacacacgatgtaacctatgccaacataatagcaccggaacgcaggggaagccggcggcatgtgccggtgtccagggcgaccgggtgcggtattataacggtgtcacggggaggagcacccgtagtcaagccccggggatgtagccatatcgatgaacctcgttaacaaatctcggtgtcgtgctcgtgtgattgcttggtcctcggatgattgacggtatgcctcggatttattctaacaaaaATCAGATATGGCTTTCCACCTGAGATCGATAAGTTTGCCTTCTAGGCCTCACATCAGTGAGACGGAAGTCGAACAAGAGCTGCTGAGCCTGGAGGCAAGCATCTCTTCCTTCATTACCATCGGCACAATGTGCGAGGGTCTTATGAGGCTTGGAAACATCTACAATGGTGTTGAAGAAATCATTGGCCTACCAAGCAACCAAGTATGCTCTGCCCAGGAGAGGAAGATGTTGGATGGAGAAATGGAAGGTTCTCTCGAGCTACTAGATCTCTGTAGCACCATGCAAGAGATCTTCGTCGAGATGAAAGCCATTATCCAAGAGCTGCAAGTGGCACTAAGAAAAGGAGATGAAGCAGCTTCTCAAGCCAAGATCCAGTCTCACAAGAAACTTTTCAAGAAGACGGCAAAGAAGGCTACTTCTGAAGGTTGCAGCATGGTCATGCTATTGACTAAGGCTAGAGAGGTCTCTATCTCTCTGCTCGAATCCACAGTCCTCCTCTTGTCAAAGCAAATTGAAATGCGCAAACAGTCTCTTATCTCCAAGGCATTTCACAAGATGAAGAAGCCAGTTGTTTGTGAGGAGGAGCAATTGCAGGAGTTAGAGTGCagcatcagagatcttgagaacGGAGCAGGACATCTGTTCAGGAAATTAGTCCAGAGCAGAGTTTCCCTCCTAAACATTCTTAGCTCATACATACTCCACATCACTCTTAGTGACCTGTGATTGGCATCCGCCTTTTTGAGGATTAGTCAATCTTGATACAGTTTTCTAGTATGTATACAGTATACAGTACAAATGTACAGAATATTAGAGAGAGAAAAGGCAAAGTTTTGATCTATTTCATGTTTAATGTTCTCTTTATACTTTCTTTTGATATCAACCTCACTTAGTGGATCTTGCTCCTTGTACATTATGTATGCCAAATCAAAGCTAGCAAGGGCTAAGGATGTGATTACCACAAAAATTATCAATTAATTAGTAAGATCGCCCCCCATCACATGGTTGGTTGTGCAGTCTGGCAGTATGCACAACCTCCATAGCAAACATGTCATGGTGTACAGCACTGAAATCCATGCCCAAGAAAAACCAAATCCATCTCAAGTTCTACCTGCTCTTGGAATAATTAAACCTGAACATCAAAACTTGCCCCGCCACTAAACTGTTTTGCTCCTTTCCACATAATACTTAACAAACTAACACCAATGGATTTCCTATACGAAAATAATAGCTGTGCCATGAAGATAGAACGTCAATCCAGTTGGCTGCTAAGAGAGGCTGGACACCGGTGACGATCTGATGGAATGTCGGGCATATGCTGGTTACAGAGCCAAGAATTATGTGGAGCCATCAGCTAATATAAAAAATGTTAGGAATGAGCAACTACTCTTTACTGAGGGCCAATGGCCAGTACATATACAGATGTGGTAAAGTGCAGAAAGACCCCTTATACAATGGGGATGTACACAATGAACTATACACATCTAACaccccccctcaaactcatggtggatcaataacactgagtttggagaggAAAAACCCATGCTGTGCTCGAGTCTGTGCCTTCGTGAAGAAGTCAGCCAACTGTAACTCTGAGGGCACATAGTGAAGAGCGAGAGTCTGATCCTGCACAGCAGCACGCACAAAGTGGGCATCCACACCGAtgtgct
Encoded proteins:
- the LOC125529726 gene encoding uncharacterized protein LOC125529726, with the protein product MAFHLRSISLPSRPHISETEVEQELLSLEASISSFITIGTMCEGLMRLGNIYNGVEEIIGLPSNQVCSAQERKMLDGEMEGSLELLDLCSTMQEIFVEMKAIIQELQVALRKGDEAASQAKIQSHKKLFKKTAKKATSEGCSMVMLLTKAREVSISLLESTVLLLSKQIEMRKQSLISKAFHKMKKPVVCEEEQLQELECSIRDLENGAGHLFRKLVQSRVSLLNILSSYILHITLSDL